A single window of Gammaproteobacteria bacterium DNA harbors:
- a CDS encoding cobyrinate a,c-diamide synthase: MLVAAPASNQGKTTVTAALARLHRKRGRRVRVFKAGPDFLDAMILEEASGQPVYQLDLWMGGEDHCRALLHAAAREADLILVEGVMGLFDGQPSSADLAALFGLPVLAVIDATAMAQTFGAIAYGLARYRKDIQHFGVIANRVASARHGEMLAESLPPGQRLLAALPRREAGALPRRHLGLVQAQEIEQLSIRLDHWAEQLAAAGGDALPGPVAFPPASEPGVPPSLQGMTLAVARDRAFSFIYRANLDVLTALGAELRYFSPLAGEGLPDCDAVYLPGGYPELHLPTLADNIPLKQDLAQHCTAGKVLLAECGGMLYLLESLTGLDGQRAPMAALLPGHAVMQDKLANLGLHRVTLPGGTLKGHTFHHSHMETPLTPIVFTEPARNRGRPEPVYRLGRLHASYLHHYFPANPEAASRLFAA; the protein is encoded by the coding sequence CTGCTGGTGGCCGCGCCCGCCTCCAACCAGGGCAAAACCACCGTCACCGCCGCCCTGGCCCGCTTGCATCGCAAGCGCGGTCGTCGGGTGCGGGTGTTCAAAGCCGGGCCGGATTTTCTTGACGCCATGATTTTGGAAGAGGCTTCCGGCCAGCCGGTCTACCAACTCGACCTGTGGATGGGTGGGGAAGACCATTGCCGCGCCCTGCTCCACGCCGCCGCCCGCGAGGCCGACCTGATTTTGGTGGAGGGCGTGATGGGCCTGTTCGACGGCCAGCCGTCCAGCGCTGATCTCGCCGCCCTGTTCGGCCTGCCGGTGCTGGCGGTCATTGATGCCACCGCCATGGCCCAAACCTTTGGCGCCATCGCTTATGGCCTCGCCCGTTATCGCAAAGACATTCAGCACTTCGGCGTCATCGCCAACCGGGTGGCCAGTGCCCGCCACGGCGAGATGCTGGCGGAAAGCCTGCCGCCCGGCCAGCGCCTGCTCGCCGCCCTGCCCCGGCGCGAAGCCGGGGCCCTGCCCCGCCGCCATTTGGGTCTGGTACAGGCGCAAGAAATTGAACAGCTCTCCATCCGGCTGGACCACTGGGCTGAACAACTCGCCGCTGCCGGGGGCGACGCTCTGCCCGGGCCCGTGGCGTTTCCCCCGGCATCCGAACCTGGCGTGCCACCCAGCTTGCAGGGCATGACCCTCGCCGTGGCGCGGGACCGGGCCTTCTCCTTTATTTACCGCGCCAACCTGGATGTGCTCACCGCCCTGGGCGCCGAACTGCGCTATTTCTCGCCCCTGGCCGGTGAGGGCCTGCCGGACTGCGACGCTGTTTACCTGCCCGGTGGTTATCCTGAGTTGCATCTTCCGACGCTGGCGGACAATATCCCTCTGAAACAAGATCTGGCCCAACATTGCACGGCCGGCAAGGTTCTGCTGGCGGAGTGCGGTGGCATGCTCTATCTGCTGGAATCGCTCACCGGTCTGGACGGCCAGCGCGCCCCCATGGCCGCCCTGCTCCCTGGCCACGCTGTAATGCAGGACAAACTAGCCAATCTTGGCCTGCACCGCGTCACTTTGCCGGGAGGCACGCTCAAAGGCCACACCTTTCATCATTCGCACATGGAAACGCCCCTGACCCCCATCGTCTTCACCGAGCCCGCCCGCAACCGCGGCCGGCCGGAGCCGGTGTACCGGCTGGGGCGGCTGCACGCCTCCTATCTGCACCACTATTTCCCCGCCAACCCGGAGGCAGCCTCCCGGCTGTTCGCGGCATGA
- the cobM gene encoding precorrin-4 C(11)-methyltransferase, which yields MSGGKVWFVGAGPGDPDLITVKGRDLIARAGAILYAGSLVSDAAMRWAPRGCDIADSKGMTLEKINGWLVERARRHQTVVRLQTGDPGLYGALIEMVQALDEAGIPCAVVPGVSSAMAAAATAVESLTLPEVTQTVIFTRVEGRTPMPDGERLRELAAHGSTLCLFLSITLLSKVREELLAAGWAGNAPVLVVHKASWPGEERIIRGTLADIRARCKTEKINSQAMVIVSPALGARKWKELKKSKLYDANFTHRFRRADTTREHKGPLSL from the coding sequence ATGAGCGGAGGCAAGGTGTGGTTTGTGGGCGCGGGGCCCGGAGATCCCGATCTCATCACCGTCAAAGGGCGGGATCTCATCGCCCGGGCCGGCGCGATTTTGTACGCCGGTTCCCTGGTGTCGGATGCCGCAATGCGCTGGGCGCCCCGCGGCTGCGATATCGCCGACTCCAAGGGCATGACCCTGGAAAAGATCAATGGCTGGCTGGTGGAACGTGCCCGCCGTCATCAAACGGTGGTGCGCCTGCAAACCGGCGATCCCGGCCTCTACGGCGCGCTCATCGAAATGGTGCAAGCCCTGGACGAGGCCGGAATTCCCTGCGCCGTGGTGCCCGGCGTCTCCTCCGCCATGGCCGCCGCTGCCACGGCCGTGGAAAGCCTCACCCTGCCGGAAGTCACCCAAACCGTGATCTTCACCCGAGTAGAAGGCCGCACTCCCATGCCCGACGGAGAACGACTGCGGGAACTGGCCGCTCATGGCTCAACCCTGTGTTTGTTCCTGTCCATTACCCTGTTAAGTAAAGTGCGCGAAGAATTGCTGGCCGCCGGCTGGGCCGGCAACGCACCCGTGCTGGTGGTGCACAAAGCCAGCTGGCCGGGGGAGGAGCGCATCATCCGCGGCACCCTGGCCGACATTCGCGCGCGCTGCAAGACGGAGAAGATAAACAGTCAGGCCATGGTCATCGTCAGTCCTGCACTGGGCGCACGGAAGTGGAAAGAACTCAAAAAATCAAAGCTCTACGATGCGAACTTTACCCACCGCTTTCGCCGAGCTGACACAACGCGGGAACATAAGGGTCCCCTCTCCCTTTGA
- the cobO gene encoding cob(I)yrinic acid a,c-diamide adenosyltransferase, whose protein sequence is MPVPLQPDPADRHRQRMRRKKAVVDARIQRATEERGVLLVNTGNGKGKSSAAFGLAARALGHGLKVGIVQFIKGKIATGEEAFFRRFPEVSYTVMGEGFTWETQDKAKDQAAATAAWEQARTLLNDPAFHLVILDELNITLKHRYIDVAEVLEAVTQRPRHQHVVITGRAAPAELIAAADTVTDMREVKHAFKAGVKAQKGMEL, encoded by the coding sequence ATGCCTGTTCCTTTGCAGCCCGATCCGGCCGACCGCCACCGCCAGCGCATGCGGCGCAAAAAAGCCGTGGTGGATGCCCGCATCCAACGCGCCACCGAGGAGCGCGGGGTGCTGCTGGTGAATACCGGCAACGGCAAGGGCAAGTCCAGCGCCGCCTTCGGTCTGGCGGCCCGGGCGCTGGGGCACGGTTTGAAAGTGGGCATCGTGCAGTTTATCAAAGGGAAAATTGCCACCGGCGAGGAAGCCTTTTTCCGCCGCTTTCCCGAAGTAAGCTACACCGTGATGGGTGAGGGCTTCACCTGGGAAACCCAAGACAAAGCCAAAGACCAGGCTGCCGCCACGGCGGCCTGGGAACAAGCCCGCACCCTGTTGAACGATCCCGCGTTTCATTTAGTCATTCTCGACGAACTGAATATCACCCTCAAACACCGTTACATTGATGTGGCCGAGGTGCTGGAGGCCGTGACTCAGCGTCCCCGTCACCAGCACGTGGTGATCACCGGCCGCGCCGCGCCGGCCGAGTTGATCGCCGCCGCCGACACCGTTACCGACATGCGTGAAGTGAAGCACGCCTTTAAAGCCGGGGTAAAAGCGCAAAAGGGGATGGAGCTGTGA
- a CDS encoding cobalamin biosynthesis protein CbiG, translating to MSRPHTPPRVALVAITKHGARQAAAVAPRLPDAQVITPEKFAAEFESAPNAVRPYSGALREQIGKLFTDVDQIVFFVSLGAVVRLIAPHLKSKDEDPGVLVVDDAARFVIPVLSGHVGGANAYAERLAALLGATPVLTTASDVGETIPVDILGRELGWALEAPKINITRVSAHVVNEEPIAFVQEAGSKNWWTRRTPVPANIHLFERFEDVDLTRYRAVLWVTNREIGKKVWDQLEERLVVYRPPKGN from the coding sequence ATGAGCAGGCCACACACCCCCCCCCGTGTCGCCCTGGTGGCCATCACCAAGCACGGCGCCAGACAAGCTGCCGCCGTCGCGCCCCGTCTGCCGGACGCGCAGGTGATTACCCCGGAAAAGTTCGCCGCCGAGTTTGAGAGTGCGCCCAACGCGGTGCGCCCCTACAGCGGCGCTTTGCGTGAACAAATTGGCAAACTGTTTACCGATGTCGACCAGATTGTGTTTTTCGTCTCCCTGGGCGCGGTGGTGCGGCTGATCGCCCCCCACTTGAAATCCAAGGACGAGGATCCCGGCGTGCTGGTGGTGGACGATGCTGCCCGGTTCGTCATCCCGGTGCTCTCCGGTCACGTGGGAGGTGCCAATGCTTATGCCGAGCGGCTGGCCGCCCTGTTGGGGGCCACGCCGGTGCTCACCACCGCTTCCGATGTGGGTGAAACCATCCCCGTGGACATCCTCGGGCGTGAGCTGGGCTGGGCCCTGGAGGCACCGAAAATCAACATTACCCGCGTTTCCGCCCACGTGGTCAACGAAGAGCCCATTGCCTTCGTGCAAGAGGCCGGGAGCAAAAACTGGTGGACCCGCCGCACCCCGGTGCCAGCCAATATTCACCTGTTCGAACGCTTTGAGGACGTGGACTTGACGCGCTACCGGGCGGTGTTGTGGGTGACGAACCGGGAAATCGGTAAAAAGGTTTGGGATCAATTGGAGGAACGCCTGGTGGTCTACCGGCCGCCGAAAGGGAACTGA
- the cobI gene encoding precorrin-2 C(20)-methyltransferase: MSGTLGKLIGVSLGPGDPALITRQAWGVLQRPCHWAYPVRSATSGSYALGIAERAGLQPSAGTSALIFPMTHDLEKLSRYWLKAAHTLLPLLEAGQDVAFLVEGDASTYSTFGHLARTVVALDPRIEIEILPGVPSFHAAAAHLGLPLAEVDDAVAILPAAYGIGTLERLLDDFDTLVLLKVKPLLDDIIALLKRRGLLSHARFVERAGSVEERIVTDLTELKGHKVNYLSLILVKNPERPRGELVRGCRRKSTANEPVSS; the protein is encoded by the coding sequence ATGAGCGGAACCTTGGGAAAACTGATCGGTGTGTCTCTGGGGCCGGGCGACCCGGCGCTTATCACCCGCCAGGCCTGGGGGGTGTTGCAGCGCCCGTGCCACTGGGCCTATCCCGTGCGCAGCGCCACCAGCGGCAGTTACGCCCTGGGGATAGCCGAGCGCGCCGGCTTGCAGCCCTCCGCGGGCACCTCCGCGCTGATCTTCCCCATGACCCACGATCTGGAAAAACTCAGCCGCTATTGGCTCAAAGCCGCCCACACCCTGCTGCCTCTGCTGGAAGCCGGGCAGGATGTGGCCTTTCTGGTGGAAGGCGACGCCTCCACCTATTCCACCTTCGGCCACCTGGCCCGCACCGTGGTGGCGCTGGATCCGCGCATCGAGATCGAAATCCTGCCCGGCGTTCCCTCTTTCCACGCAGCCGCGGCCCATCTGGGCCTGCCCCTGGCAGAAGTGGACGACGCCGTCGCTATTCTTCCCGCTGCCTACGGCATCGGTACCCTGGAACGGCTGCTGGACGACTTCGATACCCTGGTGCTGCTCAAAGTGAAACCCCTGCTGGACGACATCATCGCTCTGCTCAAGCGCCGCGGCCTTCTGTCCCACGCCCGCTTTGTCGAACGCGCGGGCTCGGTGGAGGAACGCATCGTCACCGACCTGACTGAGCTTAAAGGTCATAAAGTCAATTATTTATCTTTGATATTGGTGAAAAACCCTGAGCGCCCGCGGGGCGAACTGGTCCGCGGCTGCCGCAGGAAATCCACCGCAAATGAACCGGTAAGCTCGTGA
- a CDS encoding precorrin-8X methylmutase, with amino-acid sequence MAERNNIVTEQLTQAGRKIEHDSFAIVDSEAGEHGYTAEQWQVVRRMIHATADFEFNGLTEFHPAAVDAGVNALFNGAPVVADVEMICVGLSAPRLAHFGVDTHQFIADEDVITKAKARNCTRAVQAMRKAGEAGLLSGAIIAIGNAPTALLEVVQMVRNEGVQPALVVGMPVGFVSAAESKDALAGLDKTPWIITRGRKGGSTLVVAALHALLALAEQRSP; translated from the coding sequence ATGGCAGAGCGCAACAACATCGTCACCGAACAACTTACCCAGGCCGGCCGTAAAATCGAGCACGACTCCTTCGCCATCGTGGACAGCGAAGCCGGCGAACACGGCTATACCGCGGAACAATGGCAGGTGGTGCGGCGCATGATCCATGCCACGGCGGATTTCGAGTTCAACGGCCTCACCGAATTCCACCCCGCCGCCGTGGACGCCGGCGTGAATGCCCTCTTCAACGGCGCCCCCGTCGTGGCGGATGTGGAAATGATTTGCGTGGGTTTGTCGGCGCCGCGCCTGGCCCACTTTGGCGTGGACACGCACCAGTTCATCGCCGACGAAGATGTAATCACCAAAGCCAAGGCCAGGAACTGTACCCGCGCCGTGCAGGCCATGCGCAAAGCCGGCGAAGCAGGCCTGCTGAGCGGGGCCATCATCGCCATCGGCAACGCCCCCACCGCCTTGCTGGAAGTGGTACAGATGGTGCGCAACGAAGGTGTTCAACCGGCATTGGTGGTGGGCATGCCGGTGGGCTTCGTCTCGGCGGCGGAATCCAAGGACGCCTTGGCGGGTTTGGACAAAACGCCGTGGATCATTACCCGCGGACGCAAGGGGGGGTCGACCTTGGTGGTGGCAGCATTGCATGCCTTGCTGGCGCTGGCCGAGCAACGCTCGCCATGA
- a CDS encoding cobalamin biosynthesis protein — protein MGCDRGTSLATLETAVAEALALAGCEFAQVQALATIDKKSDETGLLELARIHGWPLKFYPAEQLAQVPVPNPSEMVRKYVGTPAVAEAAALLAAGTGMADLIVEKHKHLGSDGNNATVSIARVTA, from the coding sequence ATGGGCTGCGACCGGGGGACTTCCCTGGCGACGTTGGAGACGGCCGTTGCGGAAGCGCTGGCGCTGGCGGGCTGCGAGTTCGCACAGGTGCAGGCCCTGGCGACCATCGACAAAAAAAGCGACGAAACAGGTCTGCTGGAATTGGCCCGCATCCACGGCTGGCCGCTCAAATTCTACCCGGCCGAACAACTGGCCCAAGTACCCGTGCCCAACCCCTCGGAAATGGTGCGCAAATACGTGGGCACCCCGGCTGTGGCCGAGGCGGCGGCCCTGTTGGCGGCAGGCACCGGCATGGCGGATTTGATCGTGGAAAAACACAAACACCTGGGCAGTGATGGCAACAATGCCACGGTATCCATCGCGAGGGTGACAGCATGA
- a CDS encoding sirohydrochlorin chelatase, which yields MTTTVLLIGHGSRNPAGNREVEDFAKRWRERQPERRIDVCYIEFAEVLLDDGLDQAARGSERVIIVPLILNAAGHVKMEVPAHIAEARRRHPGTEFIYTPHLGACDDILRAVKRKLHKILVTLDMPDPKTTGVILLGRGASDRAANGEVAKMARWLFEDTDHELVDIAFTGITHPRLESTVKRQVRLGMSQIAVQPYYLFTGTLIERIRRQVERLRQQYPTVSFGLGEYFGFEPELFKLVEQRVNAALGEPGHGPARLECDGCKYRLVAEEHGHGHHHHH from the coding sequence ATGACCACCACCGTACTGCTCATCGGCCACGGCTCCCGCAATCCCGCAGGCAACCGCGAGGTGGAAGACTTCGCCAAGCGGTGGCGCGAGCGCCAGCCCGAGCGGCGCATCGACGTCTGCTACATCGAATTTGCCGAGGTATTGTTGGATGACGGCCTGGACCAAGCGGCCCGCGGCAGTGAGCGGGTGATCATTGTGCCCCTCATATTGAACGCCGCCGGTCACGTGAAAATGGAAGTCCCCGCCCACATCGCCGAAGCACGTCGGCGCCATCCCGGAACCGAGTTCATTTACACGCCTCACTTGGGCGCCTGCGACGACATCCTGAGAGCAGTCAAACGCAAGCTGCACAAGATCCTGGTCACGCTGGACATGCCCGACCCCAAAACCACCGGTGTCATCCTGCTGGGCCGGGGTGCCTCCGACCGTGCCGCCAACGGCGAAGTGGCCAAGATGGCGCGCTGGTTGTTCGAAGACACGGACCACGAGCTGGTGGACATCGCCTTCACCGGCATTACCCATCCGCGCCTGGAAAGCACTGTTAAGCGCCAGGTGCGTCTGGGCATGAGCCAGATTGCCGTACAGCCCTATTATCTATTCACCGGCACCCTGATCGAGCGCATCCGGCGCCAGGTGGAACGCCTGCGGCAGCAATACCCTACCGTGAGCTTCGGCCTGGGGGAGTATTTCGGATTCGAGCCCGAGTTATTCAAACTGGTGGAGCAACGGGTGAACGCCGCTTTGGGCGAGCCCGGCCACGGCCCGGCACGCCTGGAATGCGACGGCTGCAAATACCGCTTGGTGGCCGAAGAACACGGCCACGGTCATCATCACCATCATTGA
- the cbiE gene encoding precorrin-6y C5,15-methyltransferase (decarboxylating) subunit CbiE encodes MAAEPCAIIGVLDNGAASLTPSTLARLGQAQVVIGARRTLTLCDAVLSPDTERRCLDGELGRVPAWVEKARRDGLNVAVLATGDPLCHGIAGFLIRKLGRDACEVLPNLSALQGACARLGLPWQTLHVCSVHSQDAGEWTVGATPEHGLYHFAQAARHHDLLGVYTGPANSPDRLARLLLAEGLGEAFQMSVAEKLWQPEEAIIGPLAIIEAAARRFAVPNVMILRRVQSRPGTPLFGLADHEFKQRTPDKGLITKREVRAVSLARLQLEPASVLWDIGAGSGAVGLEAARLCSGGHVYAIEKNAADVAIAEHNRSRLGVSNYTLVHGKAPARMDRWPAPDAVFIGGSGGGLAELIQLCLCRLKPHGWLVMNLVTVENLATAVATLQAVGADWDVTQLHASRSQPILRMHRLQAENPVWIVSARREAS; translated from the coding sequence ATGGCTGCTGAGCCCTGCGCCATCATCGGCGTGCTGGACAACGGCGCGGCCAGCTTAACCCCATCCACCCTGGCCCGCTTGGGTCAGGCCCAAGTGGTCATCGGCGCCCGGCGTACGCTGACCTTGTGCGACGCTGTTTTGTCGCCCGACACCGAGCGCCGCTGTCTGGACGGCGAACTGGGCCGGGTGCCGGCTTGGGTGGAAAAGGCGCGCCGGGACGGGCTGAACGTCGCCGTGCTGGCCACGGGCGACCCCCTCTGCCACGGCATCGCCGGTTTTTTGATCCGCAAACTGGGGCGGGACGCCTGTGAGGTGTTGCCCAATCTCTCCGCCCTGCAAGGGGCCTGCGCCCGGCTGGGTCTGCCCTGGCAAACCCTGCACGTGTGCTCGGTGCACAGCCAGGACGCCGGTGAATGGACCGTGGGCGCCACCCCGGAGCACGGCCTTTATCACTTCGCCCAGGCCGCCCGGCACCACGATTTGCTGGGCGTCTACACGGGACCTGCCAACAGCCCGGACCGCCTCGCCCGGTTGCTGCTGGCGGAAGGTTTGGGCGAGGCCTTTCAAATGAGCGTGGCGGAAAAACTGTGGCAACCGGAGGAAGCCATTATCGGCCCGCTGGCCATCATTGAGGCGGCGGCGCGCCGTTTCGCCGTGCCCAATGTGATGATACTGCGGCGGGTACAAAGCCGTCCCGGCACGCCTTTGTTCGGCCTGGCTGACCATGAATTCAAACAAAGAACCCCTGATAAGGGGCTGATTACCAAGCGTGAAGTGCGTGCGGTGTCGCTGGCGCGGTTGCAACTTGAGCCCGCCAGCGTACTGTGGGACATCGGTGCCGGCTCCGGCGCGGTGGGCCTGGAGGCGGCCCGTCTGTGCTCCGGGGGCCACGTCTACGCCATCGAAAAAAACGCCGCCGACGTGGCCATCGCCGAACACAACCGCAGTCGCCTCGGTGTCAGTAACTACACGCTGGTGCACGGCAAAGCCCCCGCCCGGATGGACCGCTGGCCCGCGCCCGACGCTGTCTTCATCGGCGGTTCCGGCGGCGGGCTGGCGGAGTTGATCCAGCTTTGCCTGTGCCGTCTCAAACCGCACGGCTGGCTGGTGATGAATCTCGTCACTGTCGAAAACCTCGCCACTGCGGTGGCCACCCTCCAGGCCGTGGGTGCCGACTGGGACGTGACCCAGCTCCATGCCTCCCGCAGCCAGCCCATTTTGCGCATGCACCGCTTGCAGGCAGAAAACCCGGTATGGATCGTCAGCGCCCGGCGGGAAGCCTCATGA
- a CDS encoding CbtB-domain containing protein: MPLPSAIPAHTAAVPRRARLPAALGAAALGAVILFGVGFLQGKADVVHNAAHDSRHSLSFPCH; this comes from the coding sequence ATGCCGCTACCTTCCGCCATTCCCGCGCATACTGCCGCTGTGCCGCGCCGGGCCCGCCTGCCTGCCGCCCTGGGCGCCGCCGCCCTGGGGGCGGTCATTTTGTTCGGGGTGGGTTTTCTGCAGGGCAAGGCCGACGTGGTGCACAACGCCGCCCACGACAGCCGCCATTCGCTCTCCTTCCCCTGCCACTGA
- a CDS encoding cobalt-precorrin-5B (C(1))-methyltransferase, with protein sequence MRHEKKGSRKGYTTGACSAAAARAATLGLLHGQVPGQVDCLLPNGQQVSFAVTDGRLEGRQAHAVVVKDAGDDPDVTHKARLTADVRRLPDQPGVVLINGGPGVGTVTMPGLGLEVGSPAINPVPRRNIEDNVRAAAGEWLAGQGLEVTISVPDGEAMARRTLNARLGIIGGISILGTTGIVHPYSTAAFRASVIQGIEVAANQGQDTVVLTTGGRTEKFVQGELPRLAPACFVQMGDFLRYALDTAAKTGIRHVVIGGMVGKLTKMAQGETITHANRNAVDTGLVADIAAAAGAPAGVCAEIRNAETARYGAERMAELGLADAFHRELGRRVIQTLAARYPGRFSIKVLICDFEGHKLAEVAEDNINGC encoded by the coding sequence ATGCGCCATGAAAAAAAAGGCAGCCGCAAAGGCTACACTACCGGCGCCTGTTCCGCCGCCGCCGCCCGCGCCGCGACGCTGGGGCTGCTGCACGGCCAGGTTCCCGGGCAAGTGGACTGCCTGCTCCCCAACGGCCAGCAGGTGAGCTTCGCGGTGACGGACGGCCGCCTGGAGGGCAGGCAGGCCCACGCCGTGGTCGTCAAAGACGCCGGCGACGATCCGGATGTGACTCACAAAGCCCGTCTTACCGCCGACGTGCGGCGGCTGCCTGATCAGCCCGGGGTGGTGCTGATCAACGGTGGGCCCGGTGTGGGCACGGTGACCATGCCGGGTCTGGGCCTGGAGGTGGGCAGCCCTGCCATCAACCCGGTGCCGCGGCGCAATATCGAGGACAACGTCCGCGCCGCTGCAGGCGAATGGCTGGCGGGGCAGGGTCTGGAAGTGACCATTTCCGTGCCCGACGGCGAGGCCATGGCCAGGCGCACGCTGAATGCCCGGCTGGGCATCATCGGCGGCATTTCCATTTTGGGCACCACGGGCATTGTCCATCCCTATTCCACCGCGGCCTTTCGCGCCAGCGTGATTCAGGGCATTGAAGTGGCGGCCAATCAGGGCCAGGACACGGTGGTGCTTACCACCGGCGGCCGCACGGAAAAATTCGTGCAAGGGGAACTGCCCCGTCTGGCCCCTGCCTGTTTCGTGCAAATGGGGGATTTTCTGCGCTACGCCCTGGATACGGCGGCGAAGACCGGCATCCGCCACGTGGTCATCGGCGGCATGGTGGGCAAGCTCACCAAAATGGCCCAGGGGGAGACCATCACCCACGCCAACCGCAACGCCGTGGATACCGGTCTGGTGGCGGACATCGCCGCCGCTGCGGGCGCCCCGGCCGGGGTGTGCGCGGAGATCCGCAATGCGGAAACCGCCCGCTACGGCGCCGAGCGCATGGCGGAACTGGGGCTGGCGGACGCTTTTCACCGGGAGCTGGGCCGGCGGGTGATTCAGACCCTGGCGGCGCGCTATCCCGGCCGGTTCAGCATCAAAGTGCTGATCTGTGATTTTGAAGGCCACAAACTGGCGGAAGTGGCGGAGGACAATATCAATGGCTGCTGA
- a CDS encoding cobalt transporter, with protein MFRALVVTGLVAGLVAGLVLSAVQFGWVTPLILEAERYEHAAEMARSPGGDSAAQDLPPAGLDTDRILYTLIANTLGGMGFALILAAVVGLHGGHGWGRGVLWGLAGYAVFFAAPALGLPPEVPGLAGAELADRQFWWLATVVATAGGLVLLLLCRGILLKGAGVLLVLAPHLFGAPPAPVAAALVPDTLIRAYITAVASANAVFWLALGAVTGAVLRRFDPPRPANAASRAA; from the coding sequence GTGTTCAGAGCCTTGGTTGTGACCGGCCTGGTGGCAGGCCTGGTGGCCGGTCTGGTGTTGTCGGCGGTGCAGTTTGGCTGGGTGACCCCACTGATTCTGGAGGCGGAACGCTACGAACACGCCGCTGAAATGGCGCGCTCCCCGGGCGGTGACAGTGCCGCGCAAGATCTTCCGCCGGCCGGGCTGGATACTGACCGCATCCTGTACACCCTTATCGCCAACACGCTGGGCGGCATGGGTTTTGCATTGATACTGGCGGCAGTGGTCGGGCTGCACGGGGGCCACGGCTGGGGCCGCGGGGTGCTCTGGGGCCTGGCCGGTTACGCGGTGTTTTTCGCCGCACCGGCCTTGGGTCTGCCGCCGGAAGTGCCCGGCCTCGCCGGGGCGGAGCTGGCCGACCGCCAGTTCTGGTGGTTGGCTACGGTCGTCGCCACTGCCGGGGGGTTGGTCCTGTTGCTGCTGTGCCGCGGCATTTTGCTCAAAGGCGCGGGTGTACTGCTGGTGCTGGCGCCCCATTTGTTCGGCGCACCCCCGGCACCGGTGGCAGCCGCGCTGGTGCCAGACACCCTCATCCGCGCTTACATCACTGCGGTCGCATCCGCCAATGCCGTGTTTTGGCTGGCCTTAGGCGCGGTCACCGGCGCTGTTTTGCGGCGTTTCGACCCGCCCCGCCCGGCCAACGCGGCGTCCCGAGCCGCCTGA